One genomic region from Clarias gariepinus isolate MV-2021 ecotype Netherlands chromosome 20, CGAR_prim_01v2, whole genome shotgun sequence encodes:
- the LOC128508827 gene encoding gamma-crystallin M2-like, which translates to MSMGKVIFYEDRNFMGRSYECTGDCSDLHSYMSRCHSCRVESGCWMVYDRTNFMGNQYFMRRGEYADYMSMWGWGNNCIRSCRMIPMYRGSYRMKVYERENFMGQTMDVMDDCDSFMDRYHWSNSFMSCNVMDGHWLMYEHPHYKGKMWYFRPGEYRNFRDYGGMRFMSMRRIMDSWY; encoded by the exons ATGTCTATGGGAAAG GTTATCTTCTATGAGGACAGGAACTTCATGGGGCGCTCCTATGAGTGCACTGGTGATTGTTCTGATTTGCACTCTTACATGAGCCGCTGCCACTCCTGCAGGGTGGAGAGCGGATGCTGGATGGTCTACGACCGCACCAACTTCATGGGAAACCAGTATTTCATGAGGAGGGGCGAGTACGCTGACTACATGAGCATGTGGGGCTGGGGCAACAACTGCATCAGGTCCTGCCGCATGATCCCCATG TACAGAGGATCGTACAGAATGAAGGTCTATGAGAGGGAGAACTTCATGGGTCAGACGATGGACGTGATGGACGACTGTGATTCCTTCATGGATCGCTACCACTGGTCCAACAGCTTCATGTCCTGCAACGTGATGGACGGCCACTGGCTCATGTATGAGCATCCTCACTACAAGGGCAAGATGTGGTACTTCAGGCCTGGAGAGTACAGGAACTTCAGGGACTACGGTGGCATGAGATTCATGAGCATGAGGCGCATCATGGACTCCTGGtattaa